Below is a genomic region from Paenibacillus rhizovicinus.
CGGCTGTACCTGCATGGATGAGGTGTCGATATGCGCCTTATCCGCAACCGTCTGCAAATACTGGGCGTTCATTAACGTGTTATACAAGAAATATTGCAAGTTGTACAGCTTATCGCTGCTGATGAACACCAAGCTCGTGAACCAGTCGTTCCAGTAGCCGACGATCGTGAATAAACCAATCGTGGCCAGCACCGGCAGCGACAGCGGAAGGATGACATTGAAATACGTGCGGTACTCGCTCGCGCCGTCGATTTGCGCGGAATCGATCAGCGACGGCGGGATGCTGGTCGTAAAGTAGGTCCGCATGATGAAGACGTTGAACGCGCCGAGCAGTCCCGGGACGATCAGGGCGAGCAGCGTATTTTGCAAATGAAGGAATTTCGTGTAGACCAGATACCAGGGCAGCAGTCCGCCGCCGAACAGCATCGTGACGAGCACGAACAAACTGATGGCGCCGCGATACGGGAAATCATGCCGCGACAGCGAGTATGCCAGCGCCGAGGTAATGAGCAGGCTCAGCACCGTCCCGATCGCCGTAACGACGATCGAGACGCCGAAGGATCGCAGAATCGGCTCCGCGTCATGGGCAAGAAACCGGTACGCTACGAGATCGAACTGCCTCGGCCAGAAGCTGTAGCCGTATTTCGCCAGCGCATTCTGCCCCGATAACGAAACCATGAGAATGAGCCAGAACGGAATGAGGCAGGCCAGGCTGCTCAGAATGAATACGATCGTGATGACCGGATGGGTCCGGTTATTGTCCAGCATGCTCGCTCCCTCCTAGAATAAACCCTTGTCGCTGCTGATTCGTTTCACGATCCAGTTGACCGACACGATCAGCACGAAACCGACGACGGATTGCAGCAGGCCGGCCGCCGAAGCCAGGTTCGTGTCGCCCGAGACGAGCAGCGCGTTGTAGACGTACGTATCGATGACTTCCGTCGTGCTCTTGAGCATGCCCGAATTCATCGTCACCTGGTAGAACAAGCCGAAGTCGGCGCTGAAGATGCGACCGATCGCGAGCAGCGTCAGGATAATGATGACCGGGACGAGGAACGGCAGCGTAATCTTGGTCATCTGCTTCCATTTGCCGGCCCCGTCGAGCATGGCCGCTTCGTAATACTCCTTGTCGATGCCGACGATCGTTGCCAGGTAGATGATCGAGCCGAAGCCGACCGATTTCCAAATGTTCACGACGGTCAGAATGGACGGCCAATACTGCGGTTCCATGTACCACGAGATGCCTTCGCGTCCGAGCGGCTCCAGAACGGATTTGTTAATGAAGCCAAGATCCGGATTAAGGAAGCCGAACACCAGGTACGCCACCACGACCATGGATATGAAATGCGGCAGCAGCATCGTGCTCTGATAAAACTTGGACATCGCGCGGTTCTTGACCTCGTTCAGGAGCAGCGCCGCGAGCACGGAAAGCACGGTATTCACGACCAGAAAGACCAGGTTATAGCCGATCGTATGGCCGATCGTGTACCAAATATCGTTCGTGGTGAACATGAACTTGAAGTTGTCGAGGCCGTTCCACGCGCTGCCCCAGATGCCTTTCGCGAAGTTCAAGTCCTTGAACGCCAGGAAGATGCCGAACATGGGCAAATAATTGTTGACCAGCAGCAGCAGCATGCCCGGCAGCGCAAGAATCCACAGCGCCCTGTATTTCCAAAGCTTCCGCAGCGGATTCCGCCCGGCCTTGCTCCCCCATCCCTTCTCCAGTGCTATCGTCGTTTGCTTCCCAGTCGCCAAAGGGGGACACCTCCAGTTGCTTGATGCTTGTGATTGAAACTTTAAACTTGAAGCTAATTGCTTATTGCTTGAAACTTGATGTCTTAATCTTAGCGGCTGCGGGGAAGGGAAACCGCCGTTTTTGTCACCTGCGCGTAGTCGTTTTGTGACCCGATTCGTTCGGCATGCCGGGTCTGCAAGAAATTGGACTGCGCCCCGCTGAAGCTGGCAGCTGCATCAAGAACGGGAGACAAGAGACATTCACCTGGCGCGTTCTTCGTCGATGGCCGCCTATTATTTGAACACGTCCGCGCAGGCGATTGAGAGTATCGACAAGAGCAATACCAAGATGCGTCGACGATGAACGATATTTTCTTCTGGTATCTCGATTGGCAGAACGGCTATGGGGATGCACTCAAGAAAACGACGCCTTTGACCAGCGAAGACAGAACGGCCCTGCTGCAATTGAAGCGGATCGTATCGCAGGTGAAGGATTTCTACACGGGGAATATCAAGGATCGCGATGAGGTGTTCGCGAAGTTCGACAGCTTGCATGAGGCATGGCAGAAGGAGAGAGAGGCGGAGTAATATAAGGGTACATTCGCCCGCCATAATAAAAAGGGCAATTGCCAGGGATTAAACCCTGCAATTGCCCTTTGCTCGCTAGAGCGATTAAGAGAGCAAATGCGCTCCAGAACAGCTCATGTTCATTAATGAAATTCGACTTTGTTTACATTAAATGAGATCAGACTTCTTCAGAAGCCGCTGTACAATCGCGGCAACTTCCGCTCTCGTCATGTTCGCCTTCGGCGCAAGCTCCGTGGCAGTTCTGCCTGTAACAATACCTGCCTGCAAGCAGTCGGCTAGACTAGCTTGTGCCCATGCCGCGACGCTGTTCACATCCGTGAAGGCATGCAGCATCTGCTCGGCGCTGGCAGTCTGATCATCTGCACGAAGACCTGTCATTTCCATCGCTTTGGCGATGATCGCCATCGCTTGTTCACGTGTAATTTTGTCCATCGGGTGGAACTTCCCGTCTTCGAATCCGTTAATCAACTTGTTCGCATACGCGGTGTTGACGGCACTGCTGTACCAGTCCGAAACTTTGACATCCGAGAACGAATTTGCCCCTTCCTCAAGCTTGAGCCCTAGTCCTCTTACCATGATCGCCGCAAACTCCGCGCGTGTAATGTCCCGATCGGGGCTAAATAATCCATTGCCGATGCCGCTAATAATCATTCGCGAGCCCATGTCATTCACGGCATCCTTCGCCCAATGATGTTCAACGTCCGTGAACGTCACCGCATGCGCGACGACAGCATAAATGCTGTTCGTTAGACTGTTTGCCTTGGCATAGTACTTCCCGTCGATTTGCACGATCTGGGTCGGTACATGTCTTAGGGTTCCATCCGAATCTATGGCGATGGCCGTCGTTACTTCACTCGGATCTACGCCCTCTGGCAGGGCAATGATTCGTTCTACATAACCGTTGAACTTCGATACTTCGATGCTCTTGTCGCCGTAAACGGCTTTGACTGTAAATTCGAGCGGAGGAGCTGCAAGCGTGAATGCTCCCGCGCGCACCGCGTTCTCGATCATTTCAAGCTCTGCTGTCGTCGGCTTAGCAATTTCAATGTGCAGTTTGATATCCTTAAGCTCGATATTTTGTCCTAACTGCCCGGACAATGCGTTCATGTCGATTTGTTCCGCCGGCAGTACGTAAGAGCCGCTCGTTGTTTGGATTTTAATAACCGATTGCTTTTGCTTCATAAGCTGAACTGTCTGTCCGTTAAGCTCTCCGACCACAACGTCGGATTTCCCGGCAACAGCAATCTTAATGATGGCATTGAGACCCTCGTCCGCAAGCAGTTCTTCCAGCTTTGCTGCGTCAACCGAAATCGTCGTAACCGATCGGCCGTTCGCATTCGCCGTCGTAGCCGTTCCGATCTTCACGGCTTTTCCGTTCACGAATACTTCCACCGTCGCTGGGCTAGGTTCATTGTCTGTCGTTGGCGTCGTGTCATTCGACGACTCGCTTACCGCTTTCACAGTGATGCTCACTGTAGCAGCAGCCGAAGTGAGTGTGCCGTCGCTCACTGTGAAATCGAAGCTGTCCTTGCCATTATAATCGTGTGCCGGCTTATACGTGTATGCGCCAGTCGTTTCGTTGATTGTCACTGTGCCGTGCGCCGGCTCGGATGCCTTAGCGAATGTCAACGTCGCTCCTGTATCCGGGTCTGTTCCAGTTAAAGTACCGTTCAGCGTTTTGTCTTCGGCTGTCGTTGCCGATGCCGCCGTTGCGCTTGGCGCATCGTTCACAGCCGTCACTGTAATGCTTATCGTCGCCGGATCCGACGTTAATGCACCGTCGCTCACCGTGAAGGTGAAGCTGTCGCTGCCGTTGTAGTTGCTTGCTGGCGTGTACGTGTACGCGCCGGTTGTTTCATCTACGGTAACCTCGCCATGCTCAGGATCGGTCGCTTTCGCGAACGTCAGAGACGCTGCCGCCGTCTCCGCGTCCGTTCCGCTCAATGTGCCGCTGAGCGCCGTGTCTTCGGCTGTCGTTGCCGATGCGTCCGTACCAGCTGGCGCATCATTCACGGGATTCACCGTAATGCCGATCGTCGCCGGTGCCGACGTTACTGCACCGTCGCTCACCGTGAAGGTGAAGCTGTCGCTTCCGCTATAATCATGATTCGGCGTGTACGTGTACGCGCCATTCGCCTCGACTGTCACCGTCCCATGGGCGGGATCGGCCGCTTTCGCGAACGTCAGCGACGCTGCCGCCGTGTCCACGTCCGTTCCGCTCAATGTGCCGCTAAACGCCGTATCCTCGGCTGTCGTTTCCGATGCTGCCGTAGCTGTCGGCGCATCATTAATGGCCGTCACTGTTATGCTGATCGTTGCCGGAGCCGACGTTAATTCGCCGTCGCTCACCGTGAAGGTGAAGCTGTCGCTGCCGCTGTAATCGCCATCTGGCGTATACGTATAGGCGCCGGATGCGCTATTTACGGTTAGTGTGCCATGCTCAGGATCGGTCGCTTTCGCGAAGGTCAAGGACGCTGCCGCCGTCTCCGCGTCCGTTCCGGTCAATGTGCCGCTAAGCGCCGTGTCTTCGGCTGTCGTTTCCGATGCCGCCGTTCCCGCCGGCGCATCGTTCACGGGGTTCACCGTAATGCTGATCGTTGCCGGAACCGAGGCGAATTCGCCGTCGCTCACCGTAAAGGTGAAGCTGTCGCTGCCGTTGTAGTTGCTGGCCGGCGTGTACGTGTACGCGCCATTCGCCTCGACTGTCAACGTTCCGTGCGCAGGATCGGCAGCTTTCGCGAACGTCAGCGACGCAGCCGCCGTGTCCACGTCCGTCCCGGTCAAGGTGCCGGTCAACGCCGTGTCCTCGTCGGTCGTTGCCGCTGCCGGAGTGCCCGTCGGCGCATTGTTCACGGCGATCACCGTAATATCGATCGTTGCCGGAGCCGAAGTCAATGTACCGTCGCTCACCGTGAAGGTGAAGCTGTCGCTGCCATTATAGTCGCTGGCTGGCGTGTACGTATACGCGCCGGTCGCGCTATTCACGATCAATGTGCCATGGGCAGGATCGGCCGCATTCGCAAATGTCAGCGTTGAACCCGTATCGACGTCCGCTCCGACCAACATACCGGTCAGCGGCGTGCCCTCGGCTGTCGTTTCCGTGGCGCCCTCGGCCGTCGGTGCGTCATTTACGGCGTTCACCCCAATGGTGAACGTTGCCGGAGCCGATGTTAATACGCCATCGTTCACCCTGAAGGTGAAGCTGTCGTTTCCGTTGTAATTGCTTGCCGGCGTGTACGTGAAGTCGCCGGTTGCTTCGTCTATGGAGACCTCGCCATGCACGGGAGCGGCAGCTAGAACGAATGTCAGTGCCGAACCTGCCGTGTCGATGTCCGATCCGTGCAATGTGCCGGTCAGCACCGTGTCCTCGTCGGTCACGTCCGTAGCGGAGATGCCCGTCGGAGCATCGTTCACCGCCGTCACCGTAATGTTCACCGTCGCCGGAGCCGTCGTCAAGACGCCGTCGCTCACCGTAAACGTGAAGCTGTCGCTGCCGTTGTAGTCGCTGGCCGGCGTATACGTATACGCGCCGGTTGCGCTATTCACGATCAATGTGCCATGGACAGGATCGGTCGCTTTCGCAAATGTCAGCGTCGAGCCCGTATCGACGTCCGCTCCGATCAATGTACCGACCAGCGGCGTGTCCTCGGCTGTCGTTTCCGTGGCGCCCGCGGCCGTCGGCGCATCATTCACGGCATTCACCGTGATGCTGACGGTTGCCGGAGCCGATGCATAGGCGCCGTCGTTCACCGTAAAGATAAAGCTGTCGCTTCCGAAATAGTTGCTGGCCGGCGTGTACGTATACGCGCCGGTTGCACCGTTCACGGTCAATGTGCCGTGCGCGGGCTCGGAAGCTTTGGCAAACGTCGCCGTCCGCGTTCCGTCTATATTGTAGACCGTTGCGCCCAGCGTTCCATTCAGCGCCGTATCTTCATTCGTCGTCTGGGCTGCCGCCGTTCCGACCGGCTTCGTATCCCTCGTTAACGATACCGTCAATGCTTCGGAATAGTTGCCCGCCCCATCCTTCAGAGCGATCACGATATCGTTGGCGCCTTCCGATAGCTTAGCGATGTCGATCGGTAGCATCGCTTTGCCGCCGCTAGCCGCTACGCTCGTCACCGAACGCAGCACGTTGACGCCAGACTTTTGCGCTGTCGCAGAAGCCCCGTCAGTAGCATTGACGACAATGTTGAAATTGGCATGCTGCGTCGTGCCTGCCTTGTCCGCCGTCCCGTCCTCGGTCGGCGTCTTAAAAATGGTTCGCAGGTTAGATTCAGCCGATTGCGGACCATCAACGAAATTGACGATATCCCCTTTGGCCGTTACTTTCACCTTATAATCGGCTGGACCGCCGGCAAGCATCGCCGCCTGAAAATCCCAGTTCGATGCGCCGGCTCCTAGAGAGACCGCTCCGCCCCATACGGAGCCGTTGCGATACATCTGCACGTCGTAACCGACCGCGTTAGCGACACTATTCCACGAAGCGACGGTTCCGTACGGCGACATCGTCGCGCCCGTGACTTGCGGCAGGGCGGGCGCCGTGTTCGTCACGTTGACGGCCAATCGTTCGAATACTTGATTGCTCAAATGGAAATCGAAGCTGTGCCAGCCGTTGTCCAGTCCCGCCAAATAACTTTTGCTGAACGTAACGATGTTGGTTCCGGCGTTAAACGTATAATCCGTTCCCGCTTGCAGCAGGCTGCCTTGGCTGCTGACCTGCAGCAATGTAAAGCCGCTGCTGTTCAATAAGGAATACGGAATGTCCGCTTGCTGCGGGATATATTTGTTAAACGTTGTGGCGCTTGGCGCACTCGGCGCAGAAGTCCATGCCACGCCGTCGCTAGACTGGAGAATCGTCCCCCCGTCGCCGACGGCATAGAATAATCCGGCCGAATACGAAACCGTGCGCAGCGAATAATAATTGACCGCATCCGAGCGAACCAAGTTCCAGCCGCTGGCGCTGTCCGTCGATCTATAAATCGATCCGATCTCGTCGACCGCGACGAAGACGCCGTTGCCGAACGCGACCGAACTGAAGCCCGCATCTTGATCCACTTCAACCGCTGCGCCCCAAGTAACGCCATCGGCCGATTCAATGACCGAACCGGGCCAATCGCTTACGGCAACATACCTGCCGCCTCCATAAGCGATCGACTTCAGTGCCGGAATCAACGGCAAACTGAGCGGCGTCCAGTTGACGAAATCGGGCGAGGTCATCACGATTCCGTCGTTGCCGTGTTTCCCCGCTGCGATATAATAGGCGCCATTATATACGACTCCGGTGAACTCACCGCCATACGCATAAGTAAATTGGCTGCCGTCGGTCGAAGTGACCACGCCGTCATTGCCCGCCTCTACGTAGACGCCCTCCGCATACAGCCCTTGCTGCACAGTCATCGTTTCGCTTTTGAGCTGCCGCGCGAAATTGACGCCATCCGACTTCGCGGACGTGAACACGCCTCCCTGCGAGCTGCCGTCATAGCCAAATAAATAGTAGCTGTTCCCGTCATACAGCCCGGCAAAAATTTGGCCCGCGCCGCCGAGCGATATGTTATACCACCCTAAACCGTCCGTTGACGTAAGCGTCCCCGCAATAGGGTCATTGGCGTAGAAACGACCGTTGAGCGACAGAATGGAGTTAATGAAAAAAGCCGAGCCCGAAAGCTTCTGATCCGTCCAGTTCGTCCCGTTGCTCGAGGCATGGACATGCCCCGCAGCATCGCCGATGACAACCACGCTGCCGTTCGATGCGATTGCGGTCAGATCACTGCCTCCGATCGTTTTCACGATCCATGCTGCCCCATTGGATGACGTGAGCAGCTTGCCCCCTGCGGTTACCGCGAAAAACTGATTGATTCCGGATGCGGCAACATAATCGACTTTGGCGATTCTGCTCGTCACCGGGGAGGCTTGCTGCGTCCAGTTCCAGCCATCCGGCGACGTCATGATCGCCCCTTCATAGCCGACGGCGACGAATACGCCGTTGCCGAACGTAACGCTCGTATAGGTCACGTCAAGCTTCGTTTTATCGGCAGCCATTTGCCAATTACGCCCATCGTCCGATCGCAAAATCTTACCGTAATACCCTACCCCGACGAACGTTCCGTTGCCGTAAGCAAGCCCGGTAACAGGTCCGCTTGGAATGGCGCTGCTTTGGTCGCCAGGAAGCGAAGCGGAGGCCGCCGCTGCCTTCATCTGAGGCAGCATGCCAAAAATCAATAAAAAACAAATGAGCATTGCAACAACTCTTGAACCCGATCTGCGCACGTTAACACCCCTCGTAAGTGAATCTCTTATTCTAGCGTCAAAATTCGACATTTTTTTCAATCTCATTCTACCACAGAGCGAAGGCTCTGAGTCGCTTTTTGTCTGTAAATCTAGCACGTATTCGAAGAAGAGCACGCGTCCGATCCCTATGTACAATTATCAATCCCAGCGCGATTTCAATTGTGCTGCCGGAGGGTCTTGTCCCATAATTAGAGCTGGAGGATCGTACACCGTCGGTCGCTCCTATCATCCACATTTATTAGGAGGAATTACATTTATGATTCGCGTAGCAATGCTCAGCTATTGGCATGTACATGCCTGGGATTACACCAACCAAGTGCAAGCCAACCCCAACCTGGAAGTAGCCGCGATCTGGGACGAGCTTCCTGCCCGCGGACAAGAAATCGCCGACCAATTGGGCGTACCGTTCTTCGCTGATTTGGATGAACTGCTGGCCCGTACCGATATCGACGCCGTCGTCGTAGACGCGCCGACCAATATGCACCGCGATGTCATGGT
It encodes:
- a CDS encoding carbohydrate ABC transporter permease, which gives rise to MLDNNRTHPVITIVFILSSLACLIPFWLILMVSLSGQNALAKYGYSFWPRQFDLVAYRFLAHDAEPILRSFGVSIVVTAIGTVLSLLITSALAYSLSRHDFPYRGAISLFVLVTMLFGGGLLPWYLVYTKFLHLQNTLLALIVPGLLGAFNVFIMRTYFTTSIPPSLIDSAQIDGASEYRTYFNVILPLSLPVLATIGLFTIVGYWNDWFTSLVFISSDKLYNLQYFLYNTLMNAQYLQTVADKAHIDTSSMQVQPLEELRMAMAIIAVLPVALVFPFLQKYFVKGLTIGAVKG
- a CDS encoding ABC transporter permease; the encoded protein is MATGKQTTIALEKGWGSKAGRNPLRKLWKYRALWILALPGMLLLLVNNYLPMFGIFLAFKDLNFAKGIWGSAWNGLDNFKFMFTTNDIWYTIGHTIGYNLVFLVVNTVLSVLAALLLNEVKNRAMSKFYQSTMLLPHFISMVVVAYLVFGFLNPDLGFINKSVLEPLGREGISWYMEPQYWPSILTVVNIWKSVGFGSIIYLATIVGIDKEYYEAAMLDGAGKWKQMTKITLPFLVPVIIILTLLAIGRIFSADFGLFYQVTMNSGMLKSTTEVIDTYVYNALLVSGDTNLASAAGLLQSVVGFVLIVSVNWIVKRISSDKGLF
- a CDS encoding tandem-95 repeat protein, which produces MLICFLLIFGMLPQMKAAAASASLPGDQSSAIPSGPVTGLAYGNGTFVGVGYYGKILRSDDGRNWQMAADKTKLDVTYTSVTFGNGVFVAVGYEGAIMTSPDGWNWTQQASPVTSRIAKVDYVAASGINQFFAVTAGGKLLTSSNGAAWIVKTIGGSDLTAIASNGSVVVIGDAAGHVHASSNGTNWTDQKLSGSAFFINSILSLNGRFYANDPIAGTLTSTDGLGWYNISLGGAGQIFAGLYDGNSYYLFGYDGSSQGGVFTSAKSDGVNFARQLKSETMTVQQGLYAEGVYVEAGNDGVVTSTDGSQFTYAYGGEFTGVVYNGAYYIAAGKHGNDGIVMTSPDFVNWTPLSLPLIPALKSIAYGGGRYVAVSDWPGSVIESADGVTWGAAVEVDQDAGFSSVAFGNGVFVAVDEIGSIYRSTDSASGWNLVRSDAVNYYSLRTVSYSAGLFYAVGDGGTILQSSDGVAWTSAPSAPSATTFNKYIPQQADIPYSLLNSSGFTLLQVSSQGSLLQAGTDYTFNAGTNIVTFSKSYLAGLDNGWHSFDFHLSNQVFERLAVNVTNTAPALPQVTGATMSPYGTVASWNSVANAVGYDVQMYRNGSVWGGAVSLGAGASNWDFQAAMLAGGPADYKVKVTAKGDIVNFVDGPQSAESNLRTIFKTPTEDGTADKAGTTQHANFNIVVNATDGASATAQKSGVNVLRSVTSVAASGGKAMLPIDIAKLSEGANDIVIALKDGAGNYSEALTVSLTRDTKPVGTAAAQTTNEDTALNGTLGATVYNIDGTRTATFAKASEPAHGTLTVNGATGAYTYTPASNYFGSDSFIFTVNDGAYASAPATVSITVNAVNDAPTAAGATETTAEDTPLVGTLIGADVDTGSTLTFAKATDPVHGTLIVNSATGAYTYTPASDYNGSDSFTFTVSDGVLTTAPATVNITVTAVNDAPTGISATDVTDEDTVLTGTLHGSDIDTAGSALTFVLAAAPVHGEVSIDEATGDFTYTPASNYNGNDSFTFRVNDGVLTSAPATFTIGVNAVNDAPTAEGATETTAEGTPLTGMLVGADVDTGSTLTFANAADPAHGTLIVNSATGAYTYTPASDYNGSDSFTFTVSDGTLTSAPATIDITVIAVNNAPTGTPAAATTDEDTALTGTLTGTDVDTAAASLTFAKAADPAHGTLTVEANGAYTYTPASNYNGSDSFTFTVSDGEFASVPATISITVNPVNDAPAGTAASETTAEDTALSGTLTGTDAETAAASLTFAKATDPEHGTLTVNSASGAYTYTPDGDYSGSDSFTFTVSDGELTSAPATISITVTAINDAPTATAASETTAEDTAFSGTLSGTDVDTAAASLTFAKAADPAHGTVTVEANGAYTYTPNHDYSGSDSFTFTVSDGAVTSAPATIGITVNPVNDAPAGTDASATTAEDTALSGTLSGTDAETAAASLTFAKATDPEHGEVTVDETTGAYTYTPASNYNGSDSFTFTVSDGALTSDPATISITVTAVNDAPSATAASATTAEDKTLNGTLTGTDPDTGATLTFAKASEPAHGTVTINETTGAYTYKPAHDYNGKDSFDFTVSDGTLTSAAATVSITVKAVSESSNDTTPTTDNEPSPATVEVFVNGKAVKIGTATTANANGRSVTTISVDAAKLEELLADEGLNAIIKIAVAGKSDVVVGELNGQTVQLMKQKQSVIKIQTTSGSYVLPAEQIDMNALSGQLGQNIELKDIKLHIEIAKPTTAELEMIENAVRAGAFTLAAPPLEFTVKAVYGDKSIEVSKFNGYVERIIALPEGVDPSEVTTAIAIDSDGTLRHVPTQIVQIDGKYYAKANSLTNSIYAVVAHAVTFTDVEHHWAKDAVNDMGSRMIISGIGNGLFSPDRDITRAEFAAIMVRGLGLKLEEGANSFSDVKVSDWYSSAVNTAYANKLINGFEDGKFHPMDKITREQAMAIIAKAMEMTGLRADDQTASAEQMLHAFTDVNSVAAWAQASLADCLQAGIVTGRTATELAPKANMTRAEVAAIVQRLLKKSDLI